From the Chloroflexus aurantiacus J-10-fl genome, one window contains:
- a CDS encoding sensor histidine kinase has product MDREAVTDQVTSVDQSQPTAEGLEQRRSLFNRIGLHLPPLPFRVRLTLLYAGMFALALCGIGVGVHFAVSQALYAGVQRDLTSASQQVEAILSAVGFQSIRTASGELQLYLNRDFIKLFTNRGVGVQFFRIDGTLASSTPNLESHMLPLPPEAMQYISAGNDQMSVVREINGVPVKSLITPVTLRNGQLIGFLQVSRPLDDVVNTLTLLQQILIGGGLLALIINGLGAMYLSKRALRPIEQITMTAQSIVRAEDLGRRIPEPAQRDELQLLTVTINELLSRLERLFVTQQRFVADVSHELRTPLTAMQGNLEILDRGTCPDPALLKEVIGDMRRETARLIRMVNDLLLLAQSETHVVLRHEPVELDTLLLEVFRELRPLAGQVRLRIGAEDQILVYGDRDRIKQALLNLGVNALQYTPPGGLVILSLERYEQFACLSVADTGVGISEEARAHIFERFYRVDRSRSRHSGGAGLGLSIVKWVAEAHGGYVTVASEVGRGSTFAIYLPLPEANPVPVTEVEAGNTK; this is encoded by the coding sequence ATGGATCGTGAAGCAGTAACAGATCAGGTAACGTCGGTAGACCAGTCGCAGCCGACTGCTGAAGGACTGGAACAACGACGCTCTCTCTTTAATCGTATAGGACTGCATTTGCCGCCGCTGCCATTTCGAGTGCGGCTGACGTTGTTGTACGCTGGTATGTTTGCTCTGGCACTCTGCGGAATTGGAGTTGGTGTCCATTTCGCGGTTTCCCAGGCCCTGTATGCCGGTGTGCAGCGTGATCTTACGTCGGCGTCCCAGCAGGTAGAGGCGATTCTTTCGGCAGTCGGGTTTCAGAGTATTCGTACTGCCAGTGGTGAATTGCAACTCTATCTGAATCGCGATTTTATCAAGCTGTTTACCAACCGTGGGGTTGGCGTTCAGTTTTTTCGGATTGACGGCACCCTGGCGAGTAGTACACCGAATCTTGAGTCGCACATGCTACCACTGCCGCCGGAGGCGATGCAATACATTAGCGCCGGCAATGATCAGATGAGTGTGGTGCGCGAAATTAACGGTGTGCCGGTCAAATCGCTGATCACACCGGTCACCCTGCGCAATGGTCAATTAATTGGCTTTTTGCAGGTCTCGCGTCCACTTGATGATGTTGTGAACACCCTGACGTTGTTGCAGCAGATACTGATTGGCGGCGGTCTTCTGGCATTGATCATCAATGGTTTAGGCGCGATGTACCTCTCGAAGCGGGCGTTGCGCCCAATTGAGCAGATCACTATGACGGCGCAAAGTATTGTGCGAGCCGAGGATTTGGGGCGGCGCATCCCCGAACCTGCGCAGCGCGATGAGTTGCAACTGCTGACGGTTACCATTAACGAACTTCTGTCACGCCTTGAGCGTCTCTTCGTGACGCAGCAGCGGTTTGTTGCCGATGTTAGCCACGAGTTGCGCACGCCATTGACGGCGATGCAGGGAAATCTCGAAATTCTGGATCGCGGTACCTGTCCCGATCCTGCGCTGCTCAAAGAGGTGATCGGTGACATGCGGCGTGAGACGGCGCGTTTGATTCGGATGGTGAACGACCTGCTCTTGCTGGCGCAAAGCGAAACTCACGTGGTGTTGCGCCATGAACCGGTAGAACTCGATACACTCTTGTTAGAGGTCTTCCGCGAGTTACGACCACTGGCCGGACAGGTACGCCTGCGGATCGGTGCTGAAGATCAAATCCTGGTGTACGGTGACCGTGACCGTATCAAACAGGCGTTGCTGAATTTGGGGGTTAATGCGTTGCAGTATACGCCACCCGGTGGACTGGTCATTCTGAGTTTAGAACGTTACGAGCAGTTTGCTTGTCTGAGCGTTGCCGATACAGGTGTTGGCATCAGTGAAGAGGCACGTGCGCATATCTTTGAGCGGTTTTACCGTGTGGATCGCTCGCGATCACGGCATAGTGGTGGGGCCGGTTTAGGACTATCGATAGTGAAATGGGTTGCCGAGGCGCATGGCGGCTATGTGACTGTGGCGAGTGAGGTTGGGCGGGGAAGTACATTCGCAATATACCTGCCGTTGCCGGAAGCAAATCCTGTCCCCGTTACTGAGGTTGAAGCGGGTAATACCAAATAA
- a CDS encoding phosphoenolpyruvate carboxylase — MQPLDQEKVDLDFTFLLDCFARVLRDVDAGPVSEALPWLGSHTPGDHIPTRALAQALIIAFQLLNIAEENAAVQQRRVADRDPNIPPELGRWRDALQKLHQSGLTGEEIAAALPHVHVEPVLTAHPTEAKRATVLAHYRELYLLLVRRESQRWSPAEQAEITADIETLLERLWRTGDVFLSKPGVPAEVRNVLHYLVNVFPDVLPVLDNQLRYAWQEAGFDPALLSDTWPKLSFGSWVGGDRDGHPLVTAEITAQTLREMRLQALRLLRRRIRQAASHLSISDLLVPTPPGLIDQIRRLSSGLGSRGAQAVARNPNEPWRQALNLMLARLPIDDAPAEAARLVDDPDRYRCADELLNDLREFAGYLRAVGAGRLADAEIRPLMQLVDTFGFHLATLDVRQNSQFHDRALAQLLEAAGLSSDDLIGGDPERRRALLEREVASPRPFAHPNTPLDYEAAAVVDSYRVLANHIARYGTAGLGPLIISMTRDVTDVLVVYLLAREAGLAYATPEGLVCRLPVVPLFETIEDLEHSPRILADILDHPVTRRSLIAQAQGGELVQQVMIGYSDSNKDGGILASQWALYQAQRAMTEVGRARGIRIRFFHGRGGTISRGAGPTSRFISMLPPGSLNGDLRLTEQGEVISQKYANRLTAAYNLELLIAGTTKHTLLQQRQPEEPHPLEPVIGWLAEKSRIAYRELVERDGFITFFRQATPIDVIEQSRIGSRPSRRTGQATLADLRAIPWVFSWNQARFYLPGWYGVGSALTALQEQEPALWEQLRAEQWRWPLLRYLLANVGTSLQTAHRETMHAYAGLVEDDEIRRQFLNLIDAEFTRTEAALTAIFGMPIEQRRPRVTATLARRQIGLAPLHRRQIELLGRWRAQRAADDPAAETTLIDLLLLVNAIAAGLRTTG; from the coding sequence ATGCAACCACTGGATCAGGAGAAGGTCGATCTGGATTTCACCTTCTTACTCGATTGTTTTGCCAGAGTATTGCGTGACGTCGATGCCGGGCCGGTATCGGAAGCATTGCCCTGGTTGGGTTCGCATACTCCTGGTGATCATATTCCAACTCGCGCACTGGCACAGGCACTCATTATTGCCTTTCAATTGCTCAATATCGCCGAGGAAAACGCAGCAGTGCAGCAGCGCCGGGTCGCTGACCGCGATCCGAATATCCCGCCGGAATTGGGGCGCTGGCGAGATGCCTTGCAGAAGCTGCACCAAAGTGGTTTGACCGGCGAAGAGATTGCTGCGGCGCTTCCCCATGTTCACGTCGAGCCGGTGCTCACAGCGCATCCCACTGAAGCCAAACGGGCAACAGTGCTCGCACATTATCGTGAGCTGTACTTGTTGCTGGTACGGCGCGAGAGTCAGCGCTGGTCGCCAGCAGAACAGGCAGAGATCACGGCAGATATTGAGACCCTGCTCGAACGATTGTGGCGTACCGGTGATGTCTTTCTGAGCAAGCCGGGTGTTCCTGCCGAAGTGCGCAATGTCCTGCATTACCTGGTCAATGTCTTTCCCGATGTTTTGCCCGTTCTTGATAATCAGTTGCGCTACGCCTGGCAGGAAGCCGGTTTCGATCCTGCGCTGCTGAGCGATACCTGGCCAAAGCTCAGTTTTGGTTCGTGGGTCGGTGGTGATCGCGACGGTCATCCCCTGGTGACTGCCGAAATTACTGCACAAACCCTTCGTGAGATGCGTCTGCAAGCCTTGCGTCTCCTGCGGCGTCGAATTCGACAGGCCGCCAGCCATCTCAGTATTTCTGATCTGCTCGTTCCAACGCCACCGGGGTTGATTGACCAGATTCGGCGGTTGTCGAGTGGTTTAGGTAGTCGTGGTGCGCAGGCAGTGGCGCGTAACCCCAATGAACCGTGGCGGCAGGCGCTGAACCTGATGCTGGCTCGTCTGCCAATAGACGATGCGCCGGCTGAAGCAGCACGGCTGGTCGACGATCCTGATCGTTATCGTTGTGCCGATGAACTGCTCAATGATCTGCGCGAGTTTGCCGGGTATTTACGTGCAGTAGGGGCCGGGCGACTGGCCGATGCCGAGATTCGTCCATTGATGCAACTGGTTGACACCTTTGGCTTTCATCTGGCTACACTTGATGTTCGCCAGAACAGCCAGTTTCATGATCGGGCCCTGGCGCAGTTATTGGAAGCTGCTGGCTTGTCGTCTGACGATCTGATTGGTGGTGATCCTGAGCGACGGCGGGCACTGTTAGAACGCGAGGTTGCTTCACCACGGCCATTTGCTCACCCCAACACACCGCTTGACTATGAGGCAGCGGCAGTCGTTGACAGCTATCGTGTTCTTGCCAATCACATTGCTCGCTACGGTACAGCCGGCCTTGGTCCGCTCATCATCAGCATGACACGCGATGTAACTGATGTCCTGGTCGTGTATCTGCTGGCGCGTGAAGCCGGTCTGGCATATGCTACCCCAGAGGGTCTGGTGTGTCGATTGCCGGTCGTTCCATTGTTTGAGACAATCGAAGATCTCGAACATAGCCCCCGCATTCTGGCTGATATTCTCGACCACCCGGTGACGCGCCGTAGTTTGATCGCCCAGGCTCAGGGTGGGGAGTTAGTGCAGCAGGTGATGATTGGCTATAGCGATAGCAACAAAGACGGCGGCATCCTGGCCAGTCAATGGGCATTGTATCAGGCCCAGCGGGCAATGACAGAAGTGGGACGGGCACGTGGAATACGGATTCGTTTCTTCCATGGCCGTGGTGGCACGATCAGTCGTGGCGCCGGACCCACCAGCCGCTTCATCTCAATGCTGCCACCGGGAAGTTTGAATGGTGATCTTCGTCTTACCGAGCAAGGCGAGGTCATTTCGCAAAAGTATGCCAATCGCCTTACCGCTGCGTACAACCTGGAACTGCTCATTGCCGGGACAACCAAGCATACATTACTCCAGCAACGGCAACCCGAAGAGCCGCATCCGCTGGAGCCGGTGATCGGCTGGCTGGCTGAGAAGTCACGTATTGCCTACCGCGAACTGGTTGAACGCGATGGCTTCATTACCTTCTTCCGTCAGGCCACGCCGATTGATGTCATTGAACAAAGCCGGATCGGCTCACGTCCATCGCGGCGTACCGGGCAGGCGACGCTGGCCGATCTGCGAGCCATCCCCTGGGTCTTTAGCTGGAATCAGGCCCGCTTTTATCTGCCGGGCTGGTACGGGGTTGGTAGTGCATTGACGGCCTTGCAAGAACAGGAACCGGCGTTATGGGAGCAACTGCGTGCAGAGCAGTGGCGGTGGCCGTTATTGCGTTACCTGCTGGCCAATGTTGGGACGAGTTTGCAAACGGCACACCGCGAGACAATGCATGCGTATGCCGGCCTGGTCGAAGATGACGAGATACGGCGACAATTCCTCAACCTGATTGATGCGGAGTTTACCCGTACAGAAGCGGCATTGACAGCTATTTTCGGTATGCCGATTGAGCAGCGGCGCCCACGGGTTACCGCGACACTGGCCCGGCGCCAAATTGGCCTGGCCCCTCTGCATCGCCGGCAGATAGAGCTGCTGGGTCGGTGGCGTGCCCAGCGGGCGGCTGATGATCCGGCAGCCGAAACCACATTGATCGATCTGCTACTGCTGGTCAACGCGATTGCAGCCGGCCTGCGCACAACCGGATGA
- the aceA gene encoding isocitrate lyase, with amino-acid sequence MDRAAQIKQIADSWNTPRFAGIVRPYTPEDVYRLRGSVQIEYTLARMGAERLWNLLHTEPYINALGALTGNQAMQQVKAGLKAIYLSGWQVAADANLAGQMYPDQSLYPANSGPQLVRNINNALRRADQIYHSEGRNDIYWFAPIVADAEAGFGGPLNVFEIMKAYIEAGAAGVHFEDQLASEKKCGHMGGKVLIPTQAAIRNLVAARLAADVMGVPTIIVARTDANAATLLTSDIDERDRPFCTGERTSEGFYRVRAGLDQAIARGLAYAPYADMIWCETSEPNLEEARRFAEAIHAQFPGKLLAYNCSPSFNWKKKLDDATIAAFQRELGAMGYKFQFVTLAGFHALNYSMFELARNYRDRGMAAYSELQQAEFAAEAYGYTATRHQREVGTGYFDEVAQVIAGGEISTTALTGSTEEEQFH; translated from the coding sequence ATGGATCGTGCCGCACAGATCAAGCAGATTGCCGACAGTTGGAACACGCCGCGTTTTGCCGGCATTGTGCGCCCCTACACGCCGGAGGATGTGTATCGTCTGCGGGGTTCGGTGCAGATTGAGTACACCCTGGCGCGGATGGGTGCCGAGCGCTTGTGGAACCTCTTGCACACCGAGCCGTACATCAATGCCCTGGGTGCCCTAACGGGTAATCAGGCAATGCAGCAGGTGAAAGCCGGTCTGAAAGCCATCTACCTGAGTGGCTGGCAGGTAGCCGCCGATGCCAATCTGGCGGGGCAGATGTATCCCGATCAGAGCCTCTATCCGGCAAATTCAGGCCCCCAACTGGTGCGCAACATCAACAATGCCCTCCGCCGTGCCGACCAGATTTATCACAGCGAAGGGCGAAATGACATTTACTGGTTTGCCCCGATTGTGGCCGATGCCGAAGCCGGCTTTGGTGGCCCACTCAATGTCTTCGAGATTATGAAGGCGTATATCGAAGCCGGTGCGGCAGGTGTACACTTCGAGGATCAGCTTGCCTCCGAAAAGAAGTGTGGTCATATGGGCGGGAAGGTGTTGATCCCCACCCAGGCTGCGATTCGTAATCTGGTGGCGGCTCGTCTGGCAGCCGATGTGATGGGGGTGCCGACGATCATTGTGGCGCGCACCGACGCAAATGCGGCTACGTTGCTCACCAGTGATATTGATGAGCGGGATCGGCCCTTCTGCACCGGCGAGCGCACCAGCGAGGGCTTCTACCGGGTGCGGGCGGGCCTTGATCAGGCGATTGCCCGTGGTCTGGCCTATGCCCCCTACGCCGATATGATCTGGTGTGAAACGAGCGAGCCAAATCTCGAAGAGGCACGCCGCTTTGCCGAGGCTATTCACGCCCAATTCCCTGGCAAGTTGCTGGCCTACAACTGTTCGCCATCGTTCAACTGGAAGAAGAAGCTGGACGATGCGACGATTGCGGCCTTCCAGCGCGAATTGGGTGCCATGGGCTACAAGTTCCAATTCGTGACCCTGGCCGGCTTCCACGCGCTGAACTACAGCATGTTTGAACTGGCGCGCAACTATCGTGATCGGGGGATGGCTGCCTACAGCGAATTGCAACAGGCGGAATTTGCCGCAGAAGCCTACGGTTACACGGCGACCCGTCACCAGCGTGAAGTTGGGACCGGTTATTTCGATGAGGTGGCGCAGGTGATTGCCGGTGGCGAGATCAGCACAACGGCATTGACCGGCAGTACTGAGGAAGAGCAGTTCCACTAG
- a CDS encoding nucleotide pyrophosphohydrolase — protein sequence MPMTIAELTDAINRFVTDKGWYAPDSIFPQTPRNIAISVAVEAAELLEHFQFRDEPRDREALAGELADVANYLFQLAYLLDIDLEQAILTKLAENYGRTWEG from the coding sequence ATGCCGATGACAATAGCCGAATTAACCGACGCAATTAATCGGTTTGTGACAGACAAGGGCTGGTATGCGCCTGATAGTATTTTCCCGCAGACACCACGCAATATCGCGATTTCGGTGGCGGTCGAAGCAGCGGAGCTACTCGAACATTTCCAGTTCCGTGACGAACCACGTGACCGGGAAGCGCTGGCCGGTGAGCTGGCCGATGTGGCTAATTACCTCTTTCAGTTGGCTTACCTGCTTGACATTGATCTGGAACAGGCCATCCTGACCAAACTGGCCGAGAATTACGGTCGCACGTGGGAAGGGTAG
- the ilvA gene encoding threonine ammonia-lyase: MSRFAIELADIQSARRALRDIILPTPVLPATRLSAELGGSIFYKAENTQQSGSFKIRGAYNTIIHLSPEEKQRGVIAPSAGNHAQGVAQAAQLLGVKATIVMPERAPLTKVVATRRLGAEVILHGATFDDAMAYAHALKEERGLTYVHAFDHPRVIAGQGTIGLELVEALPDLNQLVVPIGGGGLISGIALAVKTLLPHVRIIGVQAAGCAPVPASLAAGHPVTAPTAHTIADGIAVKRPGELTLPMIQALVDDVVTVDDEEIVMAIAHVLQYSRLVVEGAGAAGVAALLSGKVPVQPHQVTATILCGGNIDANLLMRVIEYALVRQGRYLLLRTSVDDRPGGLAGLVNHVASTGASVMDLFHRRGMWRVPIDRAGVELILEVRDEEHAQMVINSLEQAGYHCEREPNWPI, translated from the coding sequence ATGAGCCGATTCGCAATTGAACTGGCCGATATTCAGTCTGCACGGCGGGCGTTGCGGGATATTATCCTACCCACGCCAGTATTGCCGGCAACCCGCCTGAGTGCTGAACTGGGTGGGTCAATTTTTTACAAGGCTGAAAATACCCAGCAGAGTGGTTCGTTCAAAATTCGTGGTGCTTACAACACGATCATTCATCTGTCACCTGAAGAGAAACAACGCGGCGTGATTGCACCGTCTGCCGGGAATCACGCTCAGGGTGTCGCGCAGGCAGCCCAGTTATTGGGGGTAAAAGCAACAATTGTGATGCCTGAGCGCGCTCCATTGACCAAAGTGGTGGCAACCCGCCGGTTGGGCGCCGAGGTCATTCTGCACGGCGCCACCTTCGATGATGCGATGGCCTACGCACACGCTCTCAAAGAAGAACGTGGCTTAACCTACGTCCATGCCTTCGATCATCCACGGGTGATTGCAGGTCAGGGAACGATTGGCCTGGAACTGGTTGAAGCCCTGCCCGATTTAAACCAACTGGTCGTACCAATCGGCGGTGGTGGCCTGATCAGCGGGATTGCCCTGGCCGTGAAGACATTGTTGCCGCACGTGCGTATCATCGGTGTGCAGGCTGCCGGCTGTGCGCCGGTGCCGGCCTCGCTCGCCGCCGGTCATCCGGTGACGGCACCGACTGCGCATACGATTGCAGATGGTATTGCCGTGAAGCGTCCCGGCGAACTCACCCTGCCGATGATCCAGGCCCTGGTTGATGACGTTGTCACCGTTGATGACGAAGAGATTGTGATGGCAATCGCGCACGTGTTGCAATACAGTCGTCTGGTGGTCGAGGGAGCCGGCGCCGCAGGTGTTGCTGCCCTGCTCAGTGGTAAGGTGCCGGTACAACCACACCAGGTGACGGCGACGATCCTTTGCGGTGGGAATATCGATGCGAATCTGCTGATGCGGGTGATTGAGTATGCCCTGGTTCGCCAGGGACGCTACCTCTTGCTCCGCACCAGCGTCGATGATCGTCCGGGCGGCCTGGCCGGCCTGGTCAATCACGTTGCCTCGACCGGTGCCAGCGTCATGGATCTCTTCCATCGCCGTGGGATGTGGCGAGTGCCAATCGACCGTGCCGGCGTTGAACTCATCCTCGAAGTCCGTGATGAAGAACACGCTCAGATGGTCATCAATTCTCTCGAACAGGCCGGCTACCATTGCGAGCGCGAACCGAACTGGCCGATATAA
- a CDS encoding FtsW/RodA/SpoVE family cell cycle protein, with product MASLRATFARLRQLRMVELQLLVTVLLFFAAGYLLVVVATGQSELQTTIEGLVSILWPSSLPLVLFLAISLGLSWRSPTADQVILPLVALLAGLSLMMTARLEPGLNQIYICSNPAGERFPCYEGIAARQTLWVTLGTLIMATILFTPLDHLCIRLFRLSFTDVLDHYRYLWLMLGLALILATFVFGVDPNNSGVRVWFNLGFFYFQPSELLKIILVIFMASYLNEYREVVQSNYRIGPFTLPPLPYLAPLVGMWAIAMLTIVFQRDLGAALLLFGVFLTMLYVATGRGLYVVVGVAAFAGGAYLLYRLLPIVGLRVSVWLDPWASAQGSGYQIVQAIYALASGGIFGAGLGRGVPEYVPAVHTDFIFVAIGEELGLAGTLAVLIAYMLLIFRGYHLALAIPGRFRGFEQLLVVGLTSIIAVQAFIILGGNLRLIPLTGITLPFISYGGSSIVVNFLIIGLLLRISVSDQRY from the coding sequence ATGGCCTCACTCCGTGCAACCTTTGCCCGCCTCCGCCAGTTGCGCATGGTGGAATTGCAACTGCTCGTTACCGTGCTGCTCTTTTTTGCTGCCGGTTATTTATTAGTCGTTGTTGCCACCGGCCAAAGTGAATTGCAGACGACAATTGAAGGGTTGGTTAGCATTCTCTGGCCATCAAGCCTACCCCTCGTGCTGTTTCTCGCCATTTCACTTGGCCTTTCGTGGCGCAGCCCAACAGCCGATCAGGTGATACTGCCGTTAGTAGCCTTACTGGCCGGACTGAGCCTGATGATGACGGCACGACTTGAGCCAGGTCTCAATCAGATCTACATTTGTAGCAACCCGGCTGGTGAGCGGTTCCCTTGTTACGAAGGGATTGCTGCCAGGCAAACCCTGTGGGTAACGCTGGGCACGCTGATCATGGCAACCATCCTTTTTACTCCTCTCGATCATCTCTGCATCCGGTTATTCCGTCTCTCGTTCACTGACGTACTCGATCACTATCGCTACCTCTGGCTGATGCTCGGATTGGCGCTCATCCTGGCTACCTTTGTCTTCGGCGTTGACCCCAACAACAGCGGAGTACGGGTCTGGTTCAATCTCGGCTTCTTCTACTTCCAGCCGTCGGAACTGCTCAAGATCATTCTGGTCATCTTCATGGCCTCGTACCTCAACGAGTACCGTGAAGTCGTGCAGTCGAACTACCGGATCGGGCCGTTTACCTTACCACCGCTCCCCTACCTGGCCCCACTGGTCGGTATGTGGGCTATCGCGATGTTGACCATCGTCTTCCAACGCGATCTCGGCGCAGCGCTCCTGTTGTTCGGTGTCTTCCTCACGATGCTCTACGTCGCCACCGGACGCGGCCTGTACGTTGTCGTGGGAGTGGCTGCCTTTGCCGGTGGTGCCTATCTGCTGTACCGCCTGCTGCCCATCGTTGGCTTACGAGTATCGGTCTGGCTTGACCCCTGGGCCAGTGCTCAGGGATCGGGATATCAGATCGTCCAGGCGATTTATGCATTGGCGTCTGGCGGCATCTTCGGGGCAGGTCTGGGGCGCGGTGTGCCAGAGTATGTGCCGGCGGTGCATACCGATTTTATCTTCGTAGCCATTGGTGAGGAACTAGGGTTAGCCGGGACACTGGCCGTGCTGATCGCATACATGCTCCTCATTTTTCGCGGTTATCACCTGGCATTAGCTATTCCGGGTCGTTTTCGCGGGTTCGAGCAACTGCTGGTTGTAGGGCTTACCTCAATCATTGCCGTACAGGCATTTATCATTCTAGGCGGCAATTTACGCCTGATCCCACTAACCGGTATTACATTGCCATTTATCTCATACGGCGGTTCGTCGATTGTGGTGAACTTCCTGATTATCGGCCTGCTCTTACGCATCTCGGTAAGCGATCAGCGGTACTGA
- a CDS encoding NAD(P)/FAD-dependent oxidoreductase produces MAKSHYQVVIAGGGTGGLTVAAQLMDQPNPPEVALIEPSTVHYYQPLWTLVGGGVFPREQSARPEADYIPPGVTWIKEAVKAFDPDANSLTLSNGETITYDYLVVALGIQIDWGKIKGLPETLGKNGVCSNYSYDTVEYTWQNIRTFRGGNAVFTHPSTPIKCGGAPQKIVYLADDYFRRSGARQQSKLNFYHAGTAIFAVKKYADALNRVVARKGIDVHYQHDLIEVRGEAREAVFMNLATKETVTVHFDMLHVTPPMSAPDVIKSSKLAHTTGWVEVDKHTLQHVRYPNVFSLGDCSNLPTSKTGAAIRKQAPVLVANLMAAMANETLPATYDGYTSCPLVTGYGSLILAEFDYTNQPKESFPFDQSQERYSMYALKAYGLPAMYWNGMLRGRM; encoded by the coding sequence ATGGCCAAGAGCCACTATCAGGTTGTTATTGCCGGTGGTGGTACCGGCGGTCTCACCGTTGCGGCCCAATTGATGGATCAACCGAATCCGCCAGAGGTGGCGCTGATCGAACCGTCAACGGTCCATTACTATCAGCCATTGTGGACGCTGGTTGGTGGTGGTGTGTTTCCCCGCGAGCAATCGGCACGACCGGAAGCCGATTATATTCCACCCGGCGTGACATGGATCAAGGAAGCAGTCAAGGCTTTTGACCCTGATGCGAATAGTTTGACCCTGAGCAACGGTGAGACTATCACCTACGACTATCTGGTTGTGGCATTGGGCATTCAAATTGATTGGGGCAAGATCAAGGGTCTGCCGGAGACGCTGGGGAAGAATGGGGTTTGCTCGAACTACTCGTATGACACCGTTGAGTATACGTGGCAGAATATTCGCACGTTCCGCGGTGGCAATGCGGTCTTCACCCATCCGAGTACGCCGATTAAGTGTGGTGGCGCGCCGCAGAAGATCGTCTATCTGGCCGATGACTACTTCCGCCGATCAGGTGCTCGCCAGCAGAGCAAGCTTAACTTCTACCATGCCGGTACAGCAATCTTTGCCGTCAAGAAGTATGCTGATGCGCTAAATCGGGTTGTTGCGCGCAAGGGTATCGATGTTCATTACCAGCACGATCTGATTGAAGTGCGCGGCGAAGCACGTGAAGCGGTGTTCATGAATCTGGCAACGAAGGAGACGGTGACTGTTCACTTCGATATGTTGCACGTAACACCGCCGATGAGTGCGCCGGATGTGATCAAGAGCAGTAAGTTGGCCCATACGACCGGTTGGGTAGAGGTTGATAAGCATACGTTGCAGCACGTGCGCTATCCCAACGTCTTTAGCCTGGGCGACTGCTCGAATCTGCCGACATCGAAGACAGGAGCAGCGATCCGTAAGCAGGCACCGGTACTGGTTGCGAATCTGATGGCAGCAATGGCAAATGAGACACTGCCTGCCACTTACGACGGCTATACCTCGTGTCCGTTGGTGACCGGTTATGGCAGCCTGATCCTGGCTGAGTTCGATTATACCAACCAACCCAAAGAGAGCTTCCCCTTCGATCAGTCCCAGGAGCGCTACAGTATGTATGCGCTGAAGGCATACGGCTTGCCGGCGATGTACTGGAACGGTATGCTGCGTGGTCGGATGTAA
- a CDS encoding DUF1641 domain-containing protein, producing MTYTHTNSGPAGEVHTLEVGHIAELLNQLMERMDRLEQHLAKVNTLADEAPALLAMATDTVDGLYRDAASAGVDIDERLKVGLVALERLTDPATLRALAGLSEQLVTLDELARQAPGFAAMTVDMIDELYAAIRKQGIDLEDTARQGLVALRNLVALMQSDEMKALMSSGVLDPKTLQVMGAAAHALVSAQREPRRAGPMALLGALFNRDVQRSLGFALNFAERFGQKLPG from the coding sequence ATGACGTACACGCATACCAACAGTGGACCAGCCGGTGAGGTTCACACGCTGGAAGTCGGTCACATTGCTGAACTCCTCAACCAGTTGATGGAGCGGATGGATCGGCTTGAACAGCACCTGGCGAAGGTCAACACCCTCGCCGATGAAGCGCCGGCGCTGCTGGCGATGGCGACTGACACGGTTGATGGGTTGTACCGTGACGCTGCCAGTGCCGGGGTTGATATCGACGAACGATTGAAGGTGGGTCTCGTCGCGCTTGAGCGGTTAACCGATCCGGCGACCTTGCGAGCACTGGCTGGCTTGAGTGAACAACTGGTAACGCTCGATGAACTGGCCCGGCAGGCACCGGGTTTTGCGGCGATGACCGTCGATATGATCGATGAACTCTATGCAGCCATTCGTAAACAGGGCATCGATCTGGAAGACACGGCACGTCAGGGTTTAGTCGCGCTCCGCAATCTGGTTGCCTTAATGCAATCCGACGAAATGAAAGCCCTGATGAGTTCGGGTGTGCTTGATCCCAAGACCCTGCAGGTTATGGGGGCTGCGGCCCATGCGCTGGTGAGTGCTCAGCGCGAACCACGGCGGGCCGGGCCGATGGCGTTACTGGGAGCACTGTTCAACCGCGATGTCCAGCGGTCGCTCGGTTTTGCCCTGAATTTCGCCGAACGATTCGGTCAGAAATTACCGGGCTAG